The DNA window GCGCGTGCCGCCAGATCACCAGGCGCGGCGGAACGCCGCGGGCGAGCGCGGCGCGAAGGTACGGCTCGCCCAGCACGTCGCGCATCGCCTGCGACTGCATGCGCTCGACGATCGCCGCGAGCGGCAGCGCCAGCGCGAGCGCGGGGACGACGAGGTTGGCGGCCGACGCGCCCCCCGGCGCGAGCCACCCCGCGCGCGCGAAAAGCGCGGTGAGCGCCAGCGCGCCCACGAGCGGCGGCACGGCGAGCAGCAGCATCGAGAGGGCGCGCACGGCGTGGCGCAGCAGCCCGCCGCGCCGCGTGCCGGTGTACACGCCGAGCGGCACGCCGACGGCGGTCGCGAGCAGCAGCGCCGCCGCCGCCAGCACCGCGGTGTTGCGCGCGCGCTCGCCCAGCAGATCGGACACCGGGCGCCGGAACTTGAGCGACTGCCCGAAGTCCAGCCGCGCGGCGCGCGAAAGCCAGTCCGCGTACTGCCGCGCGAAGGGGCGATCGAGCCCCGCCGCCGCGCGCCCGGCGCGCGCCGCGGACTCGTCAGCCTCCGGCCCGAACTGCGTGTAGAAATCCCCGGGCGCGAGGTGCACCAGCGCAAACGAGGCCGACGCCACGCCGATGACGAGCAGCAGCGCGAAGAAGAGGCGGCGGAGGAGGAAGCGGCTCACGTCTACTTCACGGCGAGCGTGTCGGCCGACCAGAGCACCAGCGGCTTGAGCGGCGCCGGGCGCGCGTTGGCCACCCTCGGCGTCATCGCGACGATGAGGCGCGGGGCGGCAAAATAGAGAATCGGCAGGTGCTCGGCGAAGATCCGCTGCACCTCGGCGTACAGCCGCCGCCGCTCCTCCCCGTCGGTCGTCGAGATCTGCTGCTCGATGAGCGCGTCGATGCGCGCTTCCCACTCCGTCGCCGGCGACTTCTGCCCGGCGTTCCACACGTGGAAGCTCCCCGAGCTGAGCCAGAAATCCAGGTTGTTCGCCGGGTCGTGCGAGCTGGCCTCCACGCCGAAGTAGATCGCGTCGTAGTCGGACGCCGCCCAGCGCTGCACGATCGACCCCGGGTCGACGCCCACCACATCGACCGCGATGCCCGACTGGCGGAGCTGCTCCTGCAGCACCGACGCGGTGCGCATGCGGATCGTGTCCTGCTGCTGGGTGAGGATCGAGAAGCGCACGGCGCGGCCGGCGGCGTCCTCGAGCATGCCGTCGCCGTTTCGGTCCGTGAGACCGAGCCCCGCGAGCAGCTCGCGCGCGCGCGACCGGTCCAGCTCGTAGCGCGGGAGATCCTCGACGTACCACTCCTTGTTGCCCGGCGTCACCGGCCCGTCGATCGGCACGCCGGCGCCGAGATACACCTGGTCCACGAGCGCCTTGCGGTCCACGGCGTGCGAGATCGCCTTGCGGAAGGTTTCGCTCTGCAGCCATGGCTTGCGCGGGTCGCCGCGAAACGCCGGCGGAGACAGGTTGAACCAGAGCATGTTCGGATCGAGCCCCGTGCCCGCGTCGGCCAGCGCCACGCGCCCCTGGCTCTCTTCGCGCCGCAGCGTGGCGTAGTCTTCCGGCCGGATCTCGCGCGCGCTGATGTCCACCTGCCCCCCGAGCAGCCGCAGCACCTCGGTGCTCTGGTCGCGCACGACGACCAGCGTCAGCCGATCGAGGTACGGCAGCGCGTCACGTGCGACGTGCGACGCGTCACGTGCGACGTGCGACGTGCCACGTGCGACGTGCCTGAAATAGTGCGGGTTTCTCTCGAAGACGATCCGCTCGGCCGGCGTGTACGACACGAGCCGGAACGGCCCGAGGCCGGCGATCTCCGCCGGGTTGGCCGACGGCCCCCACGCCTCCCCCATCGTCCCCGCGCGGAGCGAGGCCTCGAGCCTGTGCCTGGGGAAGATGACCATGTTGTCCAGGATGCGCAGCCCCGGGCCGAAGGGAGACGGGAAGGCGAGGACCACCGTGCGCGCGTCGGGCGCGGAGACGGCGAGCGGCTTTCCCCGCACGAGCATCGAGGAGCGCAGCGAGCTGTTCAGCCGCGCATCGTAGGCCGCCTCAAACGAGAACCGCACGTCGTCTGCGGTGAAGGGGTGGCCGTCGGACCACTTCACGCCGTCGCGGAGCGTGACGGTGTAGGTGAGGTGGTCGGCCGATTCGGTCCAGCGCTCGGCGAGCCACGGCACCAGCTCGCCGGTCTGGCGGTCTATCCGCGCGAGCTTTGCGTGGAGCAGGTGGGTGATCGCCTCCACGGTGTTGTCGGCGAGCTGCGCGTTCGCGTAGCGGTTGAAGGTGGGGGGATCGCTGCGGATCGCCACCACCAGCTCGCCGCCGCGCCGGGGCGCGGTTGCGCCAGGGGGCGGGGGGCTCGAGTCCTGCCGTCCGGGGACCGATAGGAATCTCAGCGCGAAGGCGAGCGCGACTGCGAGCGCCGCGGCGCCGAGGGCAAACAACCAACCGCGATTTTTCCTACCCACCGCTTGTCTCTCCGGCCAAATTCTTGGCCGCCGAAAACCCGTCTGTTTTCTCGGTTTTTTGCGCGCCCCGCGTTACGGCGCGCCGCAAGCCCCCACCGAGCCAACTACTTAACCGTGTGCCGGCGCGACGCGCGCGTGCCGCGCGTGGGGGATCGTAGCCGCGATCGCCTCTCGCGGCAAACACGCTGACGCACGCTGTCCGTTCGAGTGCGTCCGCTGCACGCCGCGCGGCCGTCCCGCTTCAAGCGCGGCATTTCCGGTACGGACCGTGCCAATGCACGAGGCAGGTTTCCGAGCTACAGGTGCACGTATACGTGTCGGTTTTCCAGGGGCCCTCGTCATGAACGCTGAACTGCCAACTCCCCGCCTCAGCAGCTTCTTCCGGTGTGCCGGCGTCGCGATCGTCGCGGCGGCGGTTGTGGCCGGTGCCGCAAGCGCCGCCTTCGCCGGCGAGCGCCCGAAGTTCTCGAAGGATCTCGAGGCGCTGGCCGCCGCGGGCACCGGCACCGCCCGCGTGATCGTGGACGCGCAGGGTGCGGATGCCGAGGCGATTGCCGTACGTCATGGCGGGCGCGTCGTCCGGACGCTGAAGCGTGGCGCGGTCGTCGAGCTGAGCGCCGCGTCGCTGGCCGATCTGGCGGCCGACGCCTCCTTCGAGCACGCCAGCAACGACGCCATCGTCCGGAGAATGAACGGGACGACCGTGATCTCGACCGGGGCGGACCAGGTGCAGGCGGGGGTGCTGGGGGCGCGGTATACGGGGGACGGCGTCACCGTGGCGGTCATCGACTCGGGCATCGCCAACCACCCGGGCCTGAAGGATCGCGTGGTGGCGAGCGCGGATTTCGTGGGGGATCGGCAGAGCGGGAGCGCGGCGGACGCGTACGGCCACGGCACGCACGTGGCGGGGTCGGTGTCCGCCATGGCGCCGGGGGCGGCGCTGGTGAACCTGCGGGTGCTGGACGGGAACGGGCAGGGGTACACGAGCGACGTCATCGACGCCATCGATTGGGCGATCGAGCACAAGGATCGCTACGCCATCCGGGTGATCAACCTCAGCCTGGGGCATCCGGCGTTCGAGTCGTACGTGGACGATCCGTTGTGCCAGGCGGTGGATCGGGCCGTGTCGGCGGGGATCGTGGTGGTGGCGGCCGCGGGGAACATGGGGAAGCTCGAGGACGGGACGCGGGTGGTGGGCGCGATCACCTCGCCGGGGACGAGCCCGTGGGCGCTGACCGTGGGTGCGGTGAACACCAACGGGACGCCGCAGCGGAGCGACGATTTCGTGCCGGACTGGAGCTCGCGCGGGCCGACCATTGACGGGATTTTGAAGCCGGAGCTGGTGGCGCCCGGGAGCCGGATCGTGTCGGCCGGGGCCGCGGGCTCGACGTTGTGGCAGGACTACCCGGATCGCCGGACGGACGGCCTGTATTTGACGCTGTCGGGCACGAGCATGTCGAGCGCGGTGGCGGCGGGTGCGGTGGCGACGCTGCTCGAAGCAAACCCCGCGATGACGCCGCTGGACGTGCGGATCGCGCTGCAGATTTCGGCGAGCTTCCTGCCGGAGGCGGGGATTATCGGGGGAGGGGCGGGGAGCCTGAATGAGCTGGCGGCTGTCGGAGTGATCGCGCGCGAGGTTCCGGCGGACGACGTGGCGGTCGGTTACATCGCTGGCAGCAAAATTGTCCCATCTGGGTTCACGTTCGGCCTCCGTGATGTCATGCAGGCGGAACGTAGCCTGTCCTGGACGACGCTCCGGTGGGCACCGATGACGGCTGCCTCGGGCGTCGACCTAATGCAAGCTGCATTTGACACTTCGCAGGCAGAAACGATCGTCTGGACGAACACGATCGTCTGGACGAACACGATCGTCTGGACGAACACGATCGTTTGGACGAACACGACCGTTTGGACGAACACGATCGTCTGGACCAATACCATTATTTAGGCAAGTGGGCTGTGGGAAGCGTTACGGCATTCGGTTGAGAAAAGGAGACTTGTGATGCGTATAATCGCCTGGGGCTCGTAGCCGCAACGGGCGCGGGCTTCCTCCAAAATGTGGCGGACACTGCCCGCAGCTGCGCGTATTTACATACTGGCCCTCATCGCGGCCGGCAGTTTGACGATCGCGCATTCGATCTATTCACTCTTCGCGCGACCGATTGGGCCGGGATGGTTCATTCTCGCTGTACTCACACTTGTGAGCGGGTCCGCAACGCTGAAATTGCCAGCGTTGCCGGCCACTATCTCTGTTTCGGAGACGTTCGTATTCACATCCGTCCTGCTGTTCGGCCCCGCGGCAGGAACCCTAATCGTCGCTCTCGATGCTTTGGTGATTTCACTGTGGTCGCTCAGGCATCAGAATCCGCTGTATAAGATTTTCTTCAACGTCTTCGCGCTTCCGGTCGCCATCTGGGTCGGCAGTCAGATCTTCTTTCTGATGGCGGGAATTCAACCGCTGGTCAGGCACTCTGAAACACAACCGATCGGCGCCCTGCTTCTGCCGCTTCTGTGTTTCACACTTTCATACTTCCTTTTAAACAGCTCGATTATCGCGGTCGCCATTGCCCTTGAGCGAGGTGTTTCGGCGTTTCGCATCTGGCGAGAGAATTTCGCGTGGATTTCCCTAAATTACTTTGGTGGCGCCTCGGTAGCGGCCCTCCTAGTTAGCTATACACGTAATCTCGAATTTTCCCAGCTGGCAATCATCGTTCCACTTCTACTGGTTTCGTATTTGACCTTCGCCACGGCGATGGGACGCGCTGAAGATACCAATCGGCACCTTGTACAACTAAATCAGCTGTACATGTCCACAATCGAAACCCTAGCGATGGCTATCGACGCCAAGGATCAGATTACTCACGGGCATATCCGGCGCGTTCAGATGTATGCCATCGGGTTGGCACGAGAGTTAGGCGTATCAGACGAAACGCAAATCAAGGCAATAGAAGCTGCGGCCCTGCTACACGACATGGGCAAACTTGCCGTGCCGGACTACATCTTGAACAAGCCTGGTCCATTGAGCACCGCTGAGTTCAGCCGCATGAAGCGACACGCCAGTATCGGTGCGGAAATCCTTTCGTCCATAGAATTCCCTTATCCCGTGGTGCCTATCGTCCGCCACCATCACGAGAACTGGGACGGCAGCGGCTATCCCGACGGCCTCAAAGGAACAGAGATACCTATAGGCGCGCGTGTATTGTCGGTTGTGGACTGCTTTGACGCTCTCACATCAGACAGACCTTACCGTCGCAGACTCACCGACGACGAAGCACTGCGTACGCTGCGGGAACGACGTGGAGTTATGTACGACCCACTGATAATCGATACTTTCATCACCGCTTACCCAAAGCTCGCTGCGACCGTACGGGCGGAAGAAGAGGCTGCGAAGCACTTGTTCTTCGAAATTGCACAGTCGGCGGTGCCCAGT is part of the Acidobacteriota bacterium genome and encodes:
- a CDS encoding HD domain-containing protein — translated: MSGSATLKLPALPATISVSETFVFTSVLLFGPAAGTLIVALDALVISLWSLRHQNPLYKIFFNVFALPVAIWVGSQIFFLMAGIQPLVRHSETQPIGALLLPLLCFTLSYFLLNSSIIAVAIALERGVSAFRIWRENFAWISLNYFGGASVAALLVSYTRNLEFSQLAIIVPLLLVSYLTFATAMGRAEDTNRHLVQLNQLYMSTIETLAMAIDAKDQITHGHIRRVQMYAIGLARELGVSDETQIKAIEAAALLHDMGKLAVPDYILNKPGPLSTAEFSRMKRHASIGAEILSSIEFPYPVVPIVRHHHENWDGSGYPDGLKGTEIPIGARVLSVVDCFDALTSDRPYRRRLTDDEALRTLRERRGVMYDPLIIDTFITAYPKLAATVRAEEEAAKHLFFEIAQSAVPSPSSSIAQPTYDRGSVSSAVITIDQLLRSARDVTGLDDLVFYEYSKLGGDLIVVSAIGERSHLFLKEKLAIGERVTGWVAANRTAVVNSDSRLELESTGQSVASTKCTALPILNGDELLGVLTAFAPPGVRFADQDVSLTVWQNLSGAFR
- a CDS encoding ABC transporter substrate-binding protein, with the protein product MGRKNRGWLFALGAAALAVALAFALRFLSVPGRQDSSPPPPGATAPRRGGELVVAIRSDPPTFNRYANAQLADNTVEAITHLLHAKLARIDRQTGELVPWLAERWTESADHLTYTVTLRDGVKWSDGHPFTADDVRFSFEAAYDARLNSSLRSSMLVRGKPLAVSAPDARTVVLAFPSPFGPGLRILDNMVIFPRHRLEASLRAGTMGEAWGPSANPAEIAGLGPFRLVSYTPAERIVFERNPHYFRHVARGTSHVARDASHVARDALPYLDRLTLVVVRDQSTEVLRLLGGQVDISAREIRPEDYATLRREESQGRVALADAGTGLDPNMLWFNLSPPAFRGDPRKPWLQSETFRKAISHAVDRKALVDQVYLGAGVPIDGPVTPGNKEWYVEDLPRYELDRSRARELLAGLGLTDRNGDGMLEDAAGRAVRFSILTQQQDTIRMRTASVLQEQLRQSGIAVDVVGVDPGSIVQRWAASDYDAIYFGVEASSHDPANNLDFWLSSGSFHVWNAGQKSPATEWEARIDALIEQQISTTDGEERRRLYAEVQRIFAEHLPILYFAAPRLIVAMTPRVANARPAPLKPLVLWSADTLAVK
- a CDS encoding S8 family peptidase, producing the protein MNAELPTPRLSSFFRCAGVAIVAAAVVAGAASAAFAGERPKFSKDLEALAAAGTGTARVIVDAQGADAEAIAVRHGGRVVRTLKRGAVVELSAASLADLAADASFEHASNDAIVRRMNGTTVISTGADQVQAGVLGARYTGDGVTVAVIDSGIANHPGLKDRVVASADFVGDRQSGSAADAYGHGTHVAGSVSAMAPGAALVNLRVLDGNGQGYTSDVIDAIDWAIEHKDRYAIRVINLSLGHPAFESYVDDPLCQAVDRAVSAGIVVVAAAGNMGKLEDGTRVVGAITSPGTSPWALTVGAVNTNGTPQRSDDFVPDWSSRGPTIDGILKPELVAPGSRIVSAGAAGSTLWQDYPDRRTDGLYLTLSGTSMSSAVAAGAVATLLEANPAMTPLDVRIALQISASFLPEAGIIGGGAGSLNELAAVGVIAREVPADDVAVGYIAGSKIVPSGFTFGLRDVMQAERSLSWTTLRWAPMTAASGVDLMQAAFDTSQAETIVWTNTIVWTNTIVWTNTIVWTNTTVWTNTIVWTNTII
- a CDS encoding ABC transporter permease yields the protein MSRFLLRRLFFALLLVIGVASASFALVHLAPGDFYTQFGPEADESAARAGRAAAGLDRPFARQYADWLSRAARLDFGQSLKFRRPVSDLLGERARNTAVLAAAALLLATAVGVPLGVYTGTRRGGLLRHAVRALSMLLLAVPPLVGALALTALFARAGWLAPGGASAANLVVPALALALPLAAIVERMQSQAMRDVLGEPYLRAALARGVPPRLVIWRHALRAALAPLAGVYGIIAGSLLSGSFVVEIVTDWPGLGVLMADGLRSRDIFLVAGCAAAVSVLLAIAILLSDLLHLWLDPRVRES